In one window of Cynocephalus volans isolate mCynVol1 chromosome 6, mCynVol1.pri, whole genome shotgun sequence DNA:
- the RAB19 gene encoding ras-related protein Rab-19: MQFSRSARAADENCDYLFKIILIGDSNVGKTCVVQHFKYGVYTETQQNTIGVDFTVRSLEIDGKKVKMQVWDTAGQERFRTITQSYYRSAHAAIIAYDLTRRSTFESVPHWIHEIEKYGAANLVIMLIGNKSDMWEKRHVLFEDACTLAEKYGLLAVLETSAKESRNIDEVFVLMARELMARNSLHLYGDSALSGLSLDSSPILVAPGPGEKTSCTC, encoded by the exons ATGCAGTTCTCCAGGTCAGCCAGGGCAGCAGATGAAAACTGTGACTATTTGTTCAAGATTATCCTCATTGGGGATTCCAATGTGGGGAAGACGTGTGTGGTGCAGCATTTCAAATATGGAGTCTACACCGAGACACAGCAGAACACGATTGGGGTGGACTTCACCGTGCGCTCCCTTGAGATTGATGGCAAGAAAGTGAAG ATGCAGGTGTGGGACACGGCCGGCCAGGAGCGCTTCCGCACCATCACCCAAAGCTACTACCGCAGTGCACATGCGGCCATCATCGCCTATGACCTCACCCGGCGGTCCACGTTCGAGTCCGTCCCCCACTGGATCCATGAGATAGAAAAGTATGGAGCGGCCAACTTGGTCATTATGTTGATCG GAAACAAATCTGACATGTGGGAAAAGCGGCATGTCCTGTTTGAGGATGCCTGCACCCTGGCTGAGAAATATGGCCTCCTGGCGGTTTTGGAGACATCTGCCAAGGAATCCAGGAACATAGATGAGGTCTTTGTGCTGATGGCCAGGGAGCTGATGGCCCGCAACAGCCTGCACCTGTATGGGGACAGTGCCCTGAGCGGCCTGTCCCTGGATTCCAGCCCCATTCTGGTGGCCCCGGGGCCAGGTGAGAAGACGTCCTGCACTTGCTGA